The genomic stretch CATGTGCGTTTCGACCACGATCCGCACCGGCGCCAACATGGGATGGCCGATCACGCTGGTCAGCGACGCCTGCGACTGTTTCGAACTGCCGGACAGCCAGGGCGGGACGATCCCGGCGGAGCAGGTCCACGCCGTCCATGTCGCCACGCTGCGCTATGAATTCTGCGAGGTGACCACCACCGCCGGGATCATCGAGAGCCTGTAGCCCACCCAGACCAGTCGGGCGACGACCGTTCAGGCCTTGTCGCCCGATCCCCCCTTCTTGCCGCCGCCGTCCTGCTTGTTGACGGTCGCCCAGGCGCGCCGCTCGGCCTCGTCATGGGAGACGCCACGCTTTTCGTAGCCTTCCTCGATATGCTCGGCCTTGCGCTTCTGCTTGTCGGTGTATTTGTCCTTGTCGCCTTGGGACATCGGGTCCTCCTATTGCGGTTTCCCGCACAACAGCCCCCGGCAATGGGAAGTTCCTCCGCGGAATAGGCTGAAACGCATATCCGGGACCGGACAGACGAAAAGCGCGGCTTGCCGTAAGCGGCGCCGTCACCCATCCTTTCCCCAATACTTTCAGGGGGAGGTTCAGGGGTGTTCACGATCTTCAACAAGGGTCGCGCCATCATGGGGGCGGCGGTGCTGGCATTCGGGCTGGTCGCCGGTACGGCGCAGGCGGCGGACGCGGTCCGCGTCGGGTCGAAGCTGGACGCGGAAAGCGGGCTGCTCGGCACCATGATCCTCCAGGTTCTGCAGGCCAACGGCATCCCGACGGAGAACAAGATCCAGTTGGGACCGACCAAGATCGTGCGCGGCGCGCTGCTGTCCGGTGAGATCGACATCTATCCCGAATACACCGGCAACGGCGCCTTCTTCTTCAACATCGACAGCGATCCGGTCTGGAAGAAGGCCGGCGCCGGCTATGACAAGGTCCGCCAGCTCGACAAGGAGAAGAACGACATCGTTTGGCTGAAGCCGGCCCCCGCCAACAACACGTGGGCGCTGGCCGTCCGCCATGACGTGGCCGACGCCAACAAGCTGAAGACGATGGAGGATTTCGCAAAATGGGTCGGCGGCGGCGGCAAGGCGAAGGTCGCCGCCTCCGCCGAGTTCGTGGAAAGCCCGGCGGCCCTGCCCTCCTTCCAGCAGACCTACGGCTTCACGCTGAAGCCCGATCAGATGCTCGTGTTGGCCGGCGGCGACACCGCCGCGACCATCCGTGCGGCGGCAGAACAGACCTCCGGCGTCAACACCGCCATGGTCTACGGCACCGACGGCGCCATCGCGGCCCTCGACCTCGTCGTGCTGGCCGACACCAAGGGCGCGCAGATGGTGTATGAGCCGGCGCCGACCGTCCGTGCCTCGGTCCTGGCGGCCAACCCGAAGATCGCCGACCTGCTGAACCCGGTCTTCGCCAGCCTGGACGCCGAGACGCTGCGCGGTCTGAACGCCAAGATTTCGGTGGATGGACAGGACCAGAAGCAGGTCGCCACCGAGTACCTGAAGTCCAAGGGCTTCCTGAAGTAAGCCGGCGACGTGACCAGCCGCCTGCGCCTGCACAACCGCGTCGCCCTGCTGATGGCTCTGGCCGCTCTGGCCGCCGCCGTCACCTTGCCGTTCCTCGGATTCGCACCCAACCGGCTGTTGTCCGGACGGCCGGTTCCGCTGTGGAATGCGGTGCAGGGGCTCGGCGGAACGGCGGCCCTGCTTCCGGGGCTGGTCCTGCTGGCGACGCCCTTCCTGCGGCCCACCCGCTTCGGCCTTAGCCTGACCGTCGCGGCCGGCGGGCTGTTCACGGCCGGACTGGTCTGGCTGGCGGGCGCCGAGGCGGCGGCACTGGCGCAGGGGGCGTCCGCGGCGGCACGGACCTCCTTCGCCTCCGGCTTCTGGGTGATGGCGGCGGCGGGTCTGCTGGCGGCGGTCGATGCCGCGCGCCGGCTGGGGCTGGGTGCCGTCGGCCGGCTGGCGGTGGGCGGAGCGGTGGCCGCGCTGGTGGCACTTCAGCTGGCGTCCGGCCATCTCGACGCGCTGTCGATCCTCAAGGAATACGCCAACCGGCGTGAGGTGTTCGCCGACGCCGTGCTGCGCCATGCCATGCTGGTGGTGGCGGCGCTGGTCCCGACGCTTCTGATCGGCATACCGCTGGGCGTCGCCGCGCACCGGGTGCAGGCGGTCGGGCGCGCGGTGTTCCCGATCCTGAACGTCGTGCAGACGGTGCCGTCCATCGCCCTGTTCGGACTGCTGATGGCGCCGCTGGCCGCGCTCGGCGCCATGCTGCCGGGATCGGGGATCAGCGGGGTCGGGCCGCTGCCGGCGGTAATCGCGCTGACGCTCTATTCGCTGCTGCCGATCGTGCGGAACACCGCGGTCGGGCTGGACGGCGTGCCCGCCCCGGTGCGGGAGGCCGCGAGGGGCATGGGGCTGACGCCGCGCCAGATCTTCCTGCGCGTCGACCTGCCGCTGGCGCTGCCGGTCTTCCTGTCGGGGTTGCGCATCACCGTGGTCCAGGCGGTCGGGCTGGCGGCGGTCGCCGCGCTGATCGGGGCCGGCGGCCTGGGCGCCATCATGTTCCAGGGGCTTTTCGCCAACGCGCTGGACCTCGTGCTGCTGGGGGCCGTTCCCGTCATTCTGCTGGCGGTGGCGGCCGACGCCCTGTTGTCCATCGGCATCGCCGCCGCCACCCACCGCATCGGCGTTCTGCCGGGAAGGAGTGCGCCATGATCGAATTCGAGCGCGTGACCAAGCGCTTCGGCTCCTGGACGGCGGTCGATGCCGTGTCCTTCACCGTGGCGGAGGGGGAGTTCCGCGTGCTGATCGGACCGTCCGGCTCCGGCAAATCGACGGTGCTGCGGATGATCAACCGGCTGATCCCCGCCGACGAGGGCGCCATCCGCATCGACGGTGAGGACATCGCCTCGCTGAAGCCCGAGGAACTTCGCCGGCGCATGGGCTACGTCATCCAGTCGGTCGGGCTGTTCCCGCACTGGACGGTGGAGCGCAACATCGCCACCGTCCCTGGCCTGCTCGGCTGGCCCAAGGCGCGCATCCGCGACCGGGTGACCGAGTTGCTGGAACTGCTGAACCTCGACCCCCGCCGCTACCGCGGCGCCTATCCGCACCAGCTGTCCGGCGGGCAGCAGCAGCGCGTCGGCGTCGCCCGCGCGCTGGCGGCGGAACCCCGCATCCTGCTGATGGACGAGCCGTTCAGCGCGCTCGACCCCATCACCCGCGCCAGCCTGCAGACGGAGCTTTCGGCCATCCATCGCCGCACCGGCACCACCGTGGTCTTCGTCACCCACGACATGGACGAGGCCTTGCTGCTGGGCGACAGCATCGCGGTGATGGACCATGGCCGGCTGATCCAATGCGCCAGCCCGCTCGACATCCTGACCCGCCCAGCCAGCCCGCTTGTGCGCGACCTCGTCGGGCGCGAGGAATGGGGGCTGAAGCGGCTGGCGGTGGAGACGGTCGGCGACCGCGCCCGCCGGCAGGAAAGCGCGGCCGGCGAACCGCTGGCTGCCGAGACCCCGCTGCACCGCGCCCTGTCGGAGATGGTCGCCCGCGGCACCGAACGGCTGCCGGTGGTGGACGGCGACGGCCGGCCGGCCGGCGTGTTGCACCTGTCCGACCTCGTACGTCCCGACGCAGGTGGAACGGCATGACCGTCGCCGGCATGGCCCCGCGCGCGTTTCTGACCGACCGGCTGATGCTGGGACTGGTGGCGCTGGTGGCGCTGGTGCTGGGTATGCCCTCGCTGAAGCCGCTGTTCGCCACGCTGTTTCCCCGCCTGGACCGCCCGCTCTACGAGGCGGAAAGCTTCGTCCGCCTGACTTTCGACCATATGGCGCTGGTCGGCATCTCCAGCCTTGCCGCGATCCTGCTCGGCGGCGGGGCGGGCATCGCCGTCACGCGCCCCTGGGGGCGGGAGTTCCGCGGCCTGTTGGAAACCGTCGCCACCATGGGCCAGACCTTCCCGCCGGTGGCGGTGCTGGCGCTGGCGGTACCGGTGATGGGGTTCGGGTCGGAGCCGGCGCTAATCGCGCTGACGCTCTACGCGCTGCTGCCGGTGGTGGAGAACACGGTGGCCGGGCTGGACGGTGTTCCGGCCGCGGTGCTGGATTCCGCCCGCGGCCTTGGCATGGGACCGGCGGAGGTGCTGTTCCGGGTGGAGCTGCCGCTGGCCGCCCCGGTGATCCTGGCCGGCGTACGCACCGCCGTCATCATCAATGTCGGCACCGCCGCCATCGCGTCGACCGTCGGCGCCAAGACCCTCGGCCTGCCCATCATCGTCGGGCTGAACGGATCCAATCAGGCCTACGTCATCCAGGGCGCCCTGATCGTTGCCGCGCTTGCCGTGGTGATCGATGCCGGATTCGACCGTCTGGCCGGATGGCTGGCACGCTGGTCGCAACGCTGAAAAAGCCGCGATATTTCAGATAGTTATCTTGCGTGAGACACTTAATATTCTTTTAGCATTCCGGTAAGAAACAGTTAGTACCCGAAAACCGATTAGCGCGCTTATGGTCGCTTCCGAACACAGACCGTTCGGAATGCAACATCGCCGCATGCTCCGCCGCTTCGATGAAGAGCGGGCATGAGGGCGCCGCGAAAAAGAATTCCCGCATCCGAACGGTCCCCAATTCAGGGAGACCGCCACCATGACCATCCGTCCACTGGACCCTGTCCAGGCCCTGGAACGCATGATGCTGATCCGGGCCTATGAAGAAACGCTGATCGACCTGCACGGACGTGGGCGCGCCGCCGGCACCTGCACCTCGGTCGGGCAGGAGGCGCCGGCCGTCGGCGTCGTCTCGGCCCTGACCGCCGACGACCTGATCCTGACCAACCACCGCAGCGCCGGCCATCTGCTGGCCCGCGGTGCCGATCCCGGCCGCATGCTGGCCGAGGTGATGGGCAAGCAGGACGGCTATTGCGGCGGCAAGAGCGGGTCTCTGCACATCTCCGCCAAGGAACTGGGCGTCGTGCTGACCTCCACCATCGTCGGCGGCGAACTGGCGCTGGCGACCGGCGTCGGGCTGTCGCGGACGATGTTGAGCAAGCCGGGGCTGAACCAGCCGGGCATCGTCGCCTGCTTCTTCGGCGACGGGGCCGCCACCGAAGGGCGGTTCCAGGAATCGCTGAACCTTGCCGCGGTGTGGAAGCTGCCGATCCTCTATGTCTGCGAGAACAACCAGTGGCAGGCCTTCGTCCACCGCAAGGAGACGATGCTGGCCGACGGCATCTCCGGTCAGGCGGCGGCGCTGGGGGTGGAGAGCGCGGTGGTCGACGGCAACGATCCGCTGGCGGTGTTCGATGCCGCCAGTTCCGCCATCGACACCATTCGCCGCACCGGCAAGCCCTTCCTGCTGGAGGCGATGACCTACCGCCTGCGCGGCCATTTCGAGCCGGACGACCAGGGCTATGTCGACAAGGCCGAGCTGGCCCACTGGCGCGACCGCGACCCCATCCTGTGCCTGCGCGCCCGGCTTGAACGCGAAGGCCGCCTGACCGCCGACGGTGTCGCCGCCATCGAAGCCCGCGTCCGCGCCGCGATGGAGGCCGCAACGGCCTTCGCCGACGCCAGCCCCTATCCGGGCCTCGATGCCCTGACCACCGACGTCTACGCCTGAGCGGAGGCCCACCATCATGACCACCATGACCGTCAACGACGCGATCTCCGTCGCCCTGGCCGAGGAGATGCGGCTCGATCCCACCGTGATGATCTTCGGCGAGGGAGTCGCCACCAAGCGCCACGACCTGCTGGCGGAGTTCGGCGCCGCCCGCGTCCGCAACACCCCGCTGGCCGAGGGCATCATCGCCGGCACCGCCGCCGGGGCCGCCGCCACCGGCCTGCGCCCGGTGGTGGACCTGCTGTTCGCCCCCTTCCTCTGCTATGCGATGGACGAGATCGTCAACAGCGCCGGAAAGCTGCGCTACATCTCCGGTGGGCAGTTCAAGTTTCCGATGGTGGTGCTGGCGATGACCGGTGCCGGCTGGGGCGTCGGCGCCCAGCACAACCACAATGTCGAAAGCTGGTTCGTCCACAGTCCCGGCCTGAAGATCGTCATGCCCTCCACCCCCGCCGACTTCAAGGGACTGATGAAATCGGCGATCCGCGACGACAACCCGGTTCTCGTCTTCGCCGACATCGCGCTCGGCTACAGCGCCGGCGAGGTGCCGGAGGATGCCGACGCCATCCCGCTCGGCAAGGCGGCGGTGCGGCGCGAGGGCCGTGATGTGACGCTGGTGTCCTACGCCAAGACGGTCGGCACCTGCATGGCCGCGGCCGACACGCTGGCCGCCGCCGGCATCGATGCGGAGGTGATCGACCTGCGCAGCCTGAAGCCGCTGGACGAGGACGCCATCCTGCGCTCCGTCGCCAAGACCGGCCGGCTGGTGGTGGTGCATGAGGCGAGCCGGCTGTGCGGCGTCGGCGCGGAGATCGCCGCGCTGGTGGCGGAAAAGGCCTTCACCAGCCTGCGGGCACCGGTCCTGCGCCTGACCGGCCCGGACGCGCCGGCTCCGGCCAGCTTCCCGCTGGAGCAGGCCTTCGTGCCGCAGGCCGATGCGGTGGTCGCCGCGGTCCGCTCGCTGGTGGCCGAACCGGCGACCGTCTGATCGCATAGACCGGGTGCGG from Azospirillum sp. TSA2s encodes the following:
- a CDS encoding ABC transporter substrate-binding protein, whose amino-acid sequence is MFTIFNKGRAIMGAAVLAFGLVAGTAQAADAVRVGSKLDAESGLLGTMILQVLQANGIPTENKIQLGPTKIVRGALLSGEIDIYPEYTGNGAFFFNIDSDPVWKKAGAGYDKVRQLDKEKNDIVWLKPAPANNTWALAVRHDVADANKLKTMEDFAKWVGGGGKAKVAASAEFVESPAALPSFQQTYGFTLKPDQMLVLAGGDTAATIRAAAEQTSGVNTAMVYGTDGAIAALDLVVLADTKGAQMVYEPAPTVRASVLAANPKIADLLNPVFASLDAETLRGLNAKISVDGQDQKQVATEYLKSKGFLK
- a CDS encoding ABC transporter permease — its product is MTVAGMAPRAFLTDRLMLGLVALVALVLGMPSLKPLFATLFPRLDRPLYEAESFVRLTFDHMALVGISSLAAILLGGGAGIAVTRPWGREFRGLLETVATMGQTFPPVAVLALAVPVMGFGSEPALIALTLYALLPVVENTVAGLDGVPAAVLDSARGLGMGPAEVLFRVELPLAAPVILAGVRTAVIINVGTAAIASTVGAKTLGLPIIVGLNGSNQAYVIQGALIVAALAVVIDAGFDRLAGWLARWSQR
- a CDS encoding ABC transporter ATP-binding protein, whose amino-acid sequence is MIEFERVTKRFGSWTAVDAVSFTVAEGEFRVLIGPSGSGKSTVLRMINRLIPADEGAIRIDGEDIASLKPEELRRRMGYVIQSVGLFPHWTVERNIATVPGLLGWPKARIRDRVTELLELLNLDPRRYRGAYPHQLSGGQQQRVGVARALAAEPRILLMDEPFSALDPITRASLQTELSAIHRRTGTTVVFVTHDMDEALLLGDSIAVMDHGRLIQCASPLDILTRPASPLVRDLVGREEWGLKRLAVETVGDRARRQESAAGEPLAAETPLHRALSEMVARGTERLPVVDGDGRPAGVLHLSDLVRPDAGGTA
- a CDS encoding ABC transporter permease: MTSRLRLHNRVALLMALAALAAAVTLPFLGFAPNRLLSGRPVPLWNAVQGLGGTAALLPGLVLLATPFLRPTRFGLSLTVAAGGLFTAGLVWLAGAEAAALAQGASAAARTSFASGFWVMAAAGLLAAVDAARRLGLGAVGRLAVGGAVAALVALQLASGHLDALSILKEYANRREVFADAVLRHAMLVVAALVPTLLIGIPLGVAAHRVQAVGRAVFPILNVVQTVPSIALFGLLMAPLAALGAMLPGSGISGVGPLPAVIALTLYSLLPIVRNTAVGLDGVPAPVREAARGMGLTPRQIFLRVDLPLALPVFLSGLRITVVQAVGLAAVAALIGAGGLGAIMFQGLFANALDLVLLGAVPVILLAVAADALLSIGIAAATHRIGVLPGRSAP
- a CDS encoding thiamine pyrophosphate-dependent dehydrogenase E1 component subunit alpha → MTIRPLDPVQALERMMLIRAYEETLIDLHGRGRAAGTCTSVGQEAPAVGVVSALTADDLILTNHRSAGHLLARGADPGRMLAEVMGKQDGYCGGKSGSLHISAKELGVVLTSTIVGGELALATGVGLSRTMLSKPGLNQPGIVACFFGDGAATEGRFQESLNLAAVWKLPILYVCENNQWQAFVHRKETMLADGISGQAAALGVESAVVDGNDPLAVFDAASSAIDTIRRTGKPFLLEAMTYRLRGHFEPDDQGYVDKAELAHWRDRDPILCLRARLEREGRLTADGVAAIEARVRAAMEAATAFADASPYPGLDALTTDVYA
- a CDS encoding alpha-ketoacid dehydrogenase subunit beta; the encoded protein is MTTMTVNDAISVALAEEMRLDPTVMIFGEGVATKRHDLLAEFGAARVRNTPLAEGIIAGTAAGAAATGLRPVVDLLFAPFLCYAMDEIVNSAGKLRYISGGQFKFPMVVLAMTGAGWGVGAQHNHNVESWFVHSPGLKIVMPSTPADFKGLMKSAIRDDNPVLVFADIALGYSAGEVPEDADAIPLGKAAVRREGRDVTLVSYAKTVGTCMAAADTLAAAGIDAEVIDLRSLKPLDEDAILRSVAKTGRLVVVHEASRLCGVGAEIAALVAEKAFTSLRAPVLRLTGPDAPAPASFPLEQAFVPQADAVVAAVRSLVAEPATV